From the Quercus lobata isolate SW786 chromosome 6, ValleyOak3.0 Primary Assembly, whole genome shotgun sequence genome, one window contains:
- the LOC115995094 gene encoding patatin-like protein 3: MATGFAKGKMVTVLSIDGGGIRGIIPGTLLGFLESKLQEFDGPNARIADYFDVVAGTSTGGLVTAMVTAPDKDKRPMYAAKDIINFYLENCPKIFPQSRQKNFVSSVTSLFGAVVGPKYDGKYLRSLTNGLLGNLTVKQTLTDVIIPTFDIKLLQPVIFSTNDAKLNELKNARLADICIGTSAAPTFLPAHYFETKNAEEKTRSFDLIDGGVAANNPTMMAITQIRKEILMQSFELPDIKPMDYSKRMLVLSLGTGEAKHEEKYTAAKASKWGLLSWVYDNGATPLLDVYADASSDMVDIHVSTLFQAIGCKKNYLRIQDDTLTGDASFVDIATTENLQRLVEIGNELLKKPVSRVNLETGRFEKIEGEGTNEEALTYFAKLLAEERKLRQDK; the protein is encoded by the exons ATGGCGACTGGTTTTGCAAAGGGAAAGATGGTGACTGTGTTGAGCATTGATGGTGGTGGCATTAGAGGCATTATTCCTGGAACCCTCTTGGGCTTTCTTGAATCCAAACTTCAG GAATTCGACGGGCCCAATGCAAGAATTGCAGATTATTTCGACGTAGTTGCAGGAACAAGTACAGGTGGGCTAGTAACAGCCATGGTTACAGCTCCAGACAAAGACAAACGGCCCATGTATGCTGCAAAGGACATCATCAACTTCTATTTGGAGAACTGTCCCAAAATTTTTCCCCAGAGCAG GCAGAAAAATTTTGTGAGTTCAGTGACAAGCTTGTTTGGTGCGGTGGTGGGGCCCAAGTATGATGGGAAGTACCTGCGGTCATTGACAAACGGGCTACTTGGCAACCTAACTGTGAAACAGACTCTAACAGATGTGATCATTCCAACCTTTGATATCAAACTCCTTCAGCCAGTGATCTTTTCGACCAATGAT GCAAAGCTAAATGAATTGAAGAACGCTAGGCTAGCAGATATTTGCATCGGCACCTCTGCAGCACCCACTTTTCTTCCAGCACACTATTTCGAGACAAAAAATGCAGAGGAAAAAACTCGAAGTTTTGATCTCATTGATGGCGGGGTTGCTGCAAATAATCCT ACGATGATGGCCATAACCCAAATTAGGAAAGAAATATTGATGCAAAGCTTTGAGTTACCTGACATAAAACCAATGGATTACAGCAAGAGAATGCTAGTTCTATCATTGGGCACAGGTGAGGCCAAGCATGAAGAGAAGTACACAGCAGCCAAAGCCTCAAAATGGGGATTGCTTAGTTGGGTTTATGACAATGGTGCAACTCCATTGCTCGACGTTTATGCAGACGCAAGTTCTGATATGGTCGACATTCATGTGTCCACACTCTTCCAAGCCATTGGTTGCAAGAAAAACTACCTCCGTATTCAG GATGATACATTAACTGGAGATGCCTCCTTTGTTGATATTGCTACCACGGAGAATCTGCAAAGGCTTGTGGAGATTGGAAATGAGCTATTGAAGAAGCCAGTGTCAAGAGTGAATTTGGAAACTGGCaggtttgagaaaattgagGGCGAGGGTACTAATGAAGAAGCTCTTACCTACTTCGCCAAACTGCTTGCCGAGGAAAGGAAGCTTCGGCAAGACAAATGA